GTCCTTCACCTTTATGAACCACTGCTTCTTTGGAAGGAGTTCAATGGGTGCCATACAGGAGCTCCTCTCGGTGTGCCTCAGAACGCGGTGCTTTATCTTCTCCTTCTTGTAGAGGAGGCCCATCTTCTCAAGGTCTTCGGCTATCTTCTTTCTCGCCTCCTCGGTCTTGAGGCCTGCGTAGGGGCCGGCCCTCTCGTTCATCGTTCCGTCCTCGTTGATTGCTATAATCACCGGCAGGTTGTAGCGCTTCTGCCAGACAACGTCCTGCTCGTCACCGTAGGTACAGTTGTAGACCGCTCCGGTTCCAAAGCTCGGGTCAACGTCTTCATCCGCTAAAACCGGGACTTCGCGCTCGAATATCGGGAGCTTCACCTTCTTCCCTACGACGTCCTTATACCTCTCGTCGTCTGGATGAACAAATACAGCGACACATGCCGGCATGAGCTCGGGCCTAGTGGTCGCTATCGGCACGTAACCACTTCCATCAGCCAGGGGGAGCTTGATGTAGTAGAGGTAACCCTCTTCCTCGACGTAGCCAACCTCAGCTTTGGCAAGGCTCGTCCTACAGCGCGGGCACCAGTAGACTGGGTGTTCGGCCTGGTAGAGGAGGCCTTTCTTGTAGAATTCGATGAGGGACTTTTGGACTGCTGCTTTATACCAGTCGTCCATCGTGTG
Above is a window of Thermococcus sp. DNA encoding:
- a CDS encoding class I tRNA ligase family protein — protein: MLPKNYDPNEIEPKWQKFWLDEKIYKYELDEKRPSYAIDTPPPFTSGTLHLGHVLSHTWIDIIARYKRMTGYNVLFPQGFDNHGLPTELKVEKEFGISKDQPEKFLQKCIEWTWQAIEAMRNQFIRIGYSADWDLEYHTMDDWYKAAVQKSLIEFYKKGLLYQAEHPVYWCPRCRTSLAKAEVGYVEEEGYLYYIKLPLADGSGYVPIATTRPELMPACVAVFVHPDDERYKDVVGKKVKLPIFEREVPVLADEDVDPSFGTGAVYNCTYGDEQDVVWQKRYNLPVIIAINEDGTMNERAGPYAGLKTEEARKKIAEDLEKMGLLYKKEKIKHRVLRHTERSSCMAPIELLPKKQWFIKVKD